The genomic DNA CCTGTGCCTCCGCGGGCGCCTGAGCGACGATGGCTTCGGCCGGCGCAACGATCGTCGATTCGACGGAAGGTTCAGCCCCGACCTCCAGCAGTGGAGGCGGCAGGACCTTGTAGGTCCACTCCTCAAGCCGCTCTTTCTCGTGGGTCATCTCGACGATGTCGTATTCGGCGTACTCGAACTCCGGGCTCCAGAACAACGCGTCGAACGGGCACACCTCGACGCAGATCCCGCAATACATGCACAGCGCGTAGTCGATGGCGAAACGGTCGAGCACCTTTACCGACCGGGCGCGGCCCCCCGAGGCCGGAGGGTGCGTCTCCTTGTGCGATTCGATGTAGATGCACCAGTCGGGGCATTCGCGCGAGCACTTCCAGCAGACGGTGCAGTTCTCCTCCTTCAGGGCGATGACGCCGCGGCTACGGGGCGGCAGGTCGGGCTTCTCGTCCGGGTACTGCTGGGTGATCGAACGCTGGAGCATGTGCTTCAGGGTCACCCCCAGCCCCTTCAGCAGCCCGACGCCGGGGAAACTCCCGCCCTTGGTCTCCGGCTCCCTGACGCCGGCCCCAACCTCCTGCCGTTCGTCCAGGGCCATCTACTTCACCGCCACCTTCAGCACGGCGGTCACCATGATGTCGGCAAGCGCCACCGGGATGAGGACGACCCAGGAAAACCGCTGGAGCTGGTCCTCGCGCAGTCTCGGGTAGGTCGCACGGAGCCAGATGATAAAGAACGACAGCGCTCCGATCTTCCCGGACATCCAGAAGAACCCCGGTATGACGTGGCCCAGGACGGGGAGACCCTGGTAGCCGCCCAGGAACAACACGCTCGCGATTGCGGAGAACACCACGATGCCGGCGTACTCCGACAGCAGGAAGAACGCGAACTTCAGCCCCGTGTACTCGGTGTAGGCGCCGAAGATGATCTCGGAGTCGGCGATGGGCATGTCGAAGGGCGGGCGGGTCAACTCGGCCAGCGACGCGATCATGAAGATCCCGAACCCCACGATCTGGGGGAACACGTACCAGTAGTGCTGCTGGGCCTCCGCGATGCCGATCAGCGACATCGTCCCCGCCTGCATCACCACGGCGGCGGCCACCAGGATCAGCGGCAGCTCGTAGGCGATGAGCTGCGCCGCCGCCCGCAGCGCCCCGATCAGCGAGAACTTGTTGGCCGAGGCCCATCCCGCCATCAGCACGCCGATCACGGAGATCGACGACGCCGCCAGCACGTAGAAGATCCCGACGTCCAGGTTCTCCGCGAACAGGTTGTCGTCGAACGGGATCACCGCGAACAGCAGGATGTACGGGATCATCGCCACCGCGGGAGCGAGCGCGAACACCCAGCGATCGGCGGCCCGGGGGACGATGTCTTCCTTCTGGACGAACTTCACGCCGTCGGCGATGAGCTGGGCCCACCCGTGGAACCGACCCGCGTACATCGGCCCCAGCCGGGACTGCATGTGGGCCAGGACCTTGTGCTCCATGTACCCGACCACCATGGGGGCCGACAGGAACACGATCACCACCAGCAGGGCCTTGATCACCAGGATGACCCAGAAGTTGCTGAACAGGCTGTTGACGAAGGAGACGCCCGCCGTGCCGACCAGGCCAATCGCATGGATCACGCCGACCAAACCGATCAAGCGGTCACTCCTCCTCTTCCTCCTCGCCCTCCGGCGCGCCCGGCCACACCTTGGCCCGCCGGCTCATGAGCTCGAAGTCCTTCCGGAGGGGATGGCCCTCGAACGGCTCGGGCAGCACCAGCTTCAGCAGATGCGGATGGCCCTCGAAGACCACGCCGAACAGCTCGGCGGTCTCGCGCTCGTTCCAGTTCGCCCCCGGATACAGGTCGGAGAGGGTGGGGCACCGGGCGTCGTCCCGCGGGATGCGCACCTTCACCCGGACGTGGTGGTTGCGGGAGGTCGAGTACAGGTGCGTCACCAGCTCGAGGACGCCCTGGTCCGGGAAGTCCACGGCGCTCGAGAAGTCGAAGTAGTCGCAGGCGAACTCGGGATCGTCCCGCAGGGTCTGCACGAGCTCCCGGAGCCGGGCCGCCGACACCGTGACCACGGCGTGCCCGCCCTGGTCGACGACGTCGGAGACGTCTTCGCCGAACTGGGCCCGCAGGCGCTGCCCGACCTCAGGTGGTCGGAGCGGGGGCCGGACGCGTGAGCTTGCCACTCCATTTCTCCCTGATGTCCTCGCCAGCGATCTTTTCCTGGAGCCGGATGATGCCGTGCAGCAGCGCCTCCGGCCGGGGCGGACAGCCCGGCACGTACACGTCCACTGGGATCATCTGGTCCACGCCCTTGGTCACCGAGTAGGAGTCCCAGTACGGGCCCCCGCAGTTCGAGCACGAGCCGAACGAGATCACGTACTTCGGCTCCGGCATCTGGTCGTACACCCGCTTCAGGGCGGGCGCCATCTTGTCGGTCACGGTGCCCGCCACCACCAGCAGGTCGGCCTGCCGGGGCCCGTGCGCGAACGGGATCACGCCCAGCCGGATGAAGTCGTGCTTGGGATCGGTCACGGCGATGAACTCGATGGCGCAGCAGGCCAAGCCGAAGTTCATCACCCACAGCGAGTACCGCCGGCCCCAGTTCAGGATGAACTTCATGGGCTGGGGCACGGGGATCCGCTCGATCACGCCCACCGCAGCACTCCCTTTCGCCAGGCGTACAGGAGGCCGACGCCCAGGATGAGGATGAAGATGCCCATCTCCACGACCGCGGCGTAGCCGAGGCGCTCGAAGACGACCGCCCACGGGAACAGGAACACGCTCTCCACGTCGAACACGACGAACAGGAACGCGTAGATGTAGTAGCGGATCTGGCTCTGGGACCAGCCCTCCCCCACCGGGTCGATCCCGCACTCGTACGTGGTGAGCTTCTCGGGGAGGGGCCGGTGGGGTGCCAGGGCCCGGGCCGTGAGCAGCGCAACCGCGACGAGGCCGGCGCCGGCCACGATGACGGCGACGATGACCCCGTAGGACTGGTAGTAGGTCTCGGATGCTTGTGAAAGCATTCTCAAGCGCGAATTCTACAGTGGCCGCTTCGCCGCCCGCTCAATGCGAAGGCGGCCGCCGGAGCACTCCGCCAGTTCCAGCCCTAGCGAACGACGGTCGAGGCCGAGCCGAAGAGCAAGGACAGCACCCAGACGGCGGTGGCCAGCAGGCCGAGCCCCGTGGCGGCCACCAGGTAGCGGGACATGGACCCGAGGTAGCTGGGGTGCCGGATCACCACGGGCCTGGCACGGTACCCGTACTGGACCTCCATCGGACCTCCTCACTGGTGGCTTCGTGACCCTCAGCCAACAGGGAGCAACGTACGCGCGGACCCGATCGGCGTCATCCGGCCGACGACGGAACTTGGCAGCAGGGGGACTAGGTCTTTGGTCAGAAGTCGTAGGCCGCCGTTGGAGCCGCGCCGGGTCGCTGGATCAAGGAACGGCTTCGAAGCCCTGGGCGACGAAGTCCTGGTCGAAGGCGAAGGCCCGACGAATGCCCATGTCGCGCATCATCTGGAAGCTTGCCCAGTCCACCAAGGAAGGCTTGCCGCCCGCCGCGAGGTAGGCGCTCACGGCGGTGGCGTGGAGATGCTCGTCGACGTAGAACACGCTGAGAGCGGGGACGAACCCGTTCAGGAGGGCCCGCACGGCCGCGGCCCCCAGCTGTCGCCCGGTCAACGCTACAGCCTCGACGACGACGTAGTTGTGCGACACGAGGAGCTCGCGAGGGTCACGTCCGGGGCCCCGGAG from Actinomycetota bacterium includes the following:
- a CDS encoding NADH-quinone oxidoreductase subunit I; protein product: MALDERQEVGAGVREPETKGGSFPGVGLLKGLGVTLKHMLQRSITQQYPDEKPDLPPRSRGVIALKEENCTVCWKCSRECPDWCIYIESHKETHPPASGGRARSVKVLDRFAIDYALCMYCGICVEVCPFDALFWSPEFEYAEYDIVEMTHEKERLEEWTYKVLPPPLLEVGAEPSVESTIVAPAEAIVAQAPAEAQ
- the nuoH gene encoding NADH-quinone oxidoreductase subunit NuoH, whose product is MVVGYMEHKVLAHMQSRLGPMYAGRFHGWAQLIADGVKFVQKEDIVPRAADRWVFALAPAVAMIPYILLFAVIPFDDNLFAENLDVGIFYVLAASSISVIGVLMAGWASANKFSLIGALRAAAQLIAYELPLILVAAAVVMQAGTMSLIGIAEAQQHYWYVFPQIVGFGIFMIASLAELTRPPFDMPIADSEIIFGAYTEYTGLKFAFFLLSEYAGIVVFSAIASVLFLGGYQGLPVLGHVIPGFFWMSGKIGALSFFIIWLRATYPRLREDQLQRFSWVVLIPVALADIMVTAVLKVAVK
- a CDS encoding NADH-quinone oxidoreductase subunit C gives rise to the protein MASSRVRPPLRPPEVGQRLRAQFGEDVSDVVDQGGHAVVTVSAARLRELVQTLRDDPEFACDYFDFSSAVDFPDQGVLELVTHLYSTSRNHHVRVKVRIPRDDARCPTLSDLYPGANWNERETAELFGVVFEGHPHLLKLVLPEPFEGHPLRKDFELMSRRAKVWPGAPEGEEEEEE
- a CDS encoding NADH-quinone oxidoreductase subunit B, whose product is MKFILNWGRRYSLWVMNFGLACCAIEFIAVTDPKHDFIRLGVIPFAHGPRQADLLVVAGTVTDKMAPALKRVYDQMPEPKYVISFGSCSNCGGPYWDSYSVTKGVDQMIPVDVYVPGCPPRPEALLHGIIRLQEKIAGEDIREKWSGKLTRPAPAPTT
- a CDS encoding NADH-quinone oxidoreductase subunit A — translated: MLSQASETYYQSYGVIVAVIVAGAGLVAVALLTARALAPHRPLPEKLTTYECGIDPVGEGWSQSQIRYYIYAFLFVVFDVESVFLFPWAVVFERLGYAAVVEMGIFILILGVGLLYAWRKGVLRWA
- a CDS encoding PIN domain-containing protein, coding for MKTFVDTSALYALLDEQDARHQDAARWLRGPGRDPRELLVSHNYVVVEAVALTGRQLGAAAVRALLNGFVPALSVFYVDEHLHATAVSAYLAAGGKPSLVDWASFQMMRDMGIRRAFAFDQDFVAQGFEAVP